CGACCCTGAAATTCCAGCCGGGTGCGGGCTTCCGCTATGCCGTGTCAATCGACGATGAGGCGCCGCAGATCGTCAACGTGCATGCCGACGAGTCGGAGAAGTTCTGGGAGAAGATCGTGTCGGATGGCGCAGCCGTGTTCACCACTGAGCACCAGCTGGCCAAGCCGGGCAGGCATGTGCTGAAGTTCTGGGCGCTCGATCCGGGCCTGGTGGTGCAGAAGCTGGTGATCGATGCGGGTGGATTGAAGCCGAGCTACCTGGGGCCGGAGCAAAGCCCGCGGCTGTAATTGGTGTTGGTGGCTCCGTGGGGTGGACGGGTTCCCCGTCCACGCGTTCAAGCAACGTCTGATTCGCCACGGAGCAGCCACAGAGCCTAATGCCGTTAAGTTAAGAGTAGCCACCACGTCGTTACCTCCACTGAAGGTAACGACTTCCCGCGAAGGCGGGAACCCAAGTTCTGCTAACGTCGTCGAAACGCTCGCAGAATTAGGTTCCCGCCTTCGCGGGAACGACGGCTTTTACGCTAACTTAACGGCATTAGCCACAGAGCCCGTGTGATTTGAACGCGTGGACGGCGTAGCCGTCCACCCCACCTGGAGTAACCGGTGAATGAAAAAAGGGCAGTCCGCATTATGCGGACTGCCCTTTTTTGATCGTGATGCGCGATCAGGCTTTACGCATCGGCATCGCGCGCAGCGAAGCGGCGATCGCTTCGCGCATCGGCTTGGCGCGCAACTGGCTGTCGTACGGCGTCGGACGCTGCGCCAGGCCGTCTGGACGCTTCGCTTCGGCCCAGGTCTGCAGCCAGTTCACGTGATCAGCCATGCCCCACAACAGGAAATCGCGGCAGGTCGGATAGCTCAGGGTCACATCAAGGTAGTCGCGCGCCAGCGCCGCCGTGGCGGCGTCGCGCTTGGCGATATCGGCCGGGTAGGCCTTGTCGTTGACGTCGAACTCGGTGATCAACAGGTCCAGCCCCATGCCGGTGACTTCGTCGAGGAACTTGCGCCATTCGCGCAGCACCGCCGTGTTGGCGGGACCGGACATCATGTCGCCGGCGCTGACGTGGCTTTGCAGGCCCAGCGCGTGGATCGGAGCGCCGCGCTTCTTCAGGTCGGCCAGCAGTTTCAGCACGCCGGCGCGGTGCTTGGCGTCGTCGCCCAGGCCGGGACCCATGAAGTCGTTGTACACCAGCTGCGCCTTCGGCGCGTGCTCGTGGGCCTGGCGGAAGGCGAATTCGATCTGCTCGACCGCGCCCATACGCTTGGTGAACACGTTCTCGATCAGGGTGCCGTCTTTCGGCGACACGGCTTCGTTGACGACGTCGTGGCTGACCACATCCTGGCCCATGTGCGTGCACACGGCCTTGATGTGCTCGCGCAGGATCGCTTCGGCGTGGCTGACCGGCTTCGATTGCAGGTCCAGCGCATTGACCCAATCCGGCAGCCATTTCGGCGCCTGCCAGATCAGGGTATGGCCGCGGATCGCCATGCCTTCCTTCCTCGCCCAGGCGAACATCTCGTCGGCCGGGCCCCACTGGTAAGGGCCTGGCTTGGGTTGCAGGGCCTGCCATTTGGTCTCGTTCTCGGCGACGATGATATTGCACTCGCGCGCCATCAGGGCGCGGTAGGCCGGGTCGCGGAAACTCTTGCGGGTATCCTGGTCTTCCAGCATGCCCATGGCATTACCGAAGCGCATGCCTTTGGCCTTGGCCAGGTCCTTGAGGGCGGGGCCGCCGCCTTGTGCGGCAAACGCCGACGGGGCCAGTGCGGCGCCGGCAGCTACGCCGATCAGTTTCAGGGTATCGCGTCGCGATGTCATCGGGTGGTGTCTCCTTGTATTGTGGATCTTATGGCTGCCGATATGGCTCGATGGTGACGATCTTGCCGTCGTCGTCGTAATGCAGTTCCGTGACCTTGACCGAACGCAGGTGGGTGACGCCGCCGGACAGGCTGCTGTCGTGATAGAACAGCCAGCTGCGGCCATCGAATTCGCAGATCGAATGGTGGGTGGTCCAGCCGATCACCGGGTTCATGATCCGGCCCTGGTAGGTGAAGGGGCCGTAGGGGCTGTCGCCGGTGGCATAGCACAGGAAGTGGGTGTCGCCGGTCGAGTACGAGAAGTAGTACTTGCCATTGTGCTTGTGCATCCACGGCCCCTCGAAGTAGCGGCGATCGTGGTCGCCGGCCAGCAGGTCGTTGCCGTTTTCGTCGAGGATGCGCACCGGGCGCGTCGGCTCGGCGAGTTCCAGCATGTCGCCGCGCAGGCGCCCCACGCGCGGCGCCAGGGCGACTTCGTGCACCGCAGGTTCTTCGTTCCCGGCGTCGTAGGCGTTGTCGCGGTACTTCTGCAGCTGCCCGCCCCAGATGCCGCCGAAATACAGGTAGAACTCGCCGTCGTCGTCGCCGAACACGGCCGGGTCGATCGAATAGGTGCCGGCGATCGGCTGCGGCTGCGCCGTGAACGGGCCGGTCGGGCTGTCGCTGATCGCCACGCCGATGTGGAAGATGCCGCCGGCTGTCTTGGCCGGGAAGTACAGATAGTACTTGCCATCCTTGCGCACGCAGTCGGGCGCCCACATCTGGCGCTCCGCCCACGGCACATCGTTCACGTGCAACGCCACCCCATGGTCGACCGCCTTTGCCTCGGGGTGGTCCATCGATACCACGTGATAGTCTTCCATCGCGAAGTGGGCGCCATCGTCGTTGAACGGCACGCCGCCCTCGATGTCGTGCGAAGGATAGATGTAGATGCGGCCGTCGAACACGTGGGCCGACGGGTCGGCGAGGTAGATGTGCTCGAGCAGGGGCGCGGAGATCGCGCGTTCCTTCAGGGATTGCACCTGGTCTTTGTCGATAATTTCTGGCATGAAGATGCTCTGGTTCGGGTTCAGGAAAAAATCATTGCTGGGCAGCGAGCGCGCGGCGTTCGCCCAGTTCGCGTTCGATCTGCAGCTCGGTGGACTTGCGGATGTCGTAGGCCGCCAGGCAGCACACGGCCAGCAGGAAGGGGATGGCGGCGTACACGCTGACCGACAGGCGCACGCCATCCGCGACCTGGCCCGACTGGACCGCCTGGGCGGCATCGTAGCCATAGGCCGACAGCAGGGCAGCCACCAGCGCGCCGCCGATGGAGAGGCCGGCCTTGAGGCCGAAGATCATGGCCGAGAACAGCAGGGCGGTGGCGCGACGATTGTTTTTCCATTCCGAGTAGTCGGCGACGTCGGCAATCATGGCCCACAGCAGCGGGATCGTGATACCGTAGAAGAAGCCGTACAGGATCTGGGCGCCGAATACCATGCCGATCGAGCTCGGGCCGATCCAGTAGTAGCTGAGGCGGAACAGGGCAGCCAGCAGCAGGGCGGCGCCGAACACGTCGCGCTTGCCGAAGCGGTCGGCCAGCGGCTTCGAGAAACCGATCCCGACGATCATCAGGATGATGCCGACCGCGTTGAACAGGCTGAAGCCCGAGGTGGCGGCGTCTTCCGGCCAGTGGAACTTGGTCAGGCCCATATTGGTGAGCACCGAATTGAGGCCGTCGATGAAGGTAAGGAAGCCGACGTTGCTCAGGAAGGCCGCCAGTGCTGCCTCGTCCAGGAAGTTACGGAAGTAGAAGATGTACATGCCGCCCTTGAGCGACAGCGTGATGAACACCAGGATGGTCAGCACCAGCATCACCACCCAGGGGCGGTTGCGCAGCAGGTCGGCGACGTCCTGCTTGACGCTCGAGCGCTGGTTCGCGCTGGGGACGATCCGCTCGCGGGTAGTGAAGAAGGTGACCAGGAAGCAGATGGTGCCGGCGATGGCGAAGAAGATCATCACGGTCTGGAAGCCGGCCACCTTGTCGCCGTCGCCCAGGATCAGCACCAGCGGCAGCAGCAGCACCTGGATCACCAGTTGCGCGATCAGCACCGCGACGAAGCGATAGGACGACAGGCTGTTGCGGTCGGCCATGCTGCCGGTGAGGACGCCGCTCAGGGCCGAGTAGGGCAGGTTGTTGGCCGAGTACACCAGCATCAGGAGGATGTAGGTCAGCAGGGCGTAGATGTACTTGCCGCGCTCGCCCAGGTCGGGCGTGCTGAAGGCCAGGATCGCTACCAGGCCGAACGGCACCGACGTCCACAGGATCCAGGGGCGGAACTTGCCCCAGCGGGTCGAGGTGCGGTCGGCGATGACGCCCATCAGCGGGTTGAAGCAGGCGCCGACCAGGCCGCCGACGAAGATGATGCTGGCCGCGGCGCTTGGCGAGATCTGGTAGACGTCGGTGTAGAAGAAAGCGAGGAAGGTGAGCAGGGTCTGGAAGATCAGGTTGGCGGCCAAATCGCCCAGTGCATAGCCGATTTTTTCGGTTGTCCCCAGCGCCGGCTGCGCTTGTATAGTTGTTGTCGTCATTGTCTTGCCAATCTATGTGTTGAAAAGGCATGCGACCCATGGCCCCGCGGGCGGGGTGGGCCGCTCATGTATCACGCCGGGTGGTAAAAAGTTAGCGCAATCATTGTTTTCGATTGTGGATGAGATGCCAATCTCCGTCAACCGCTTTATTGACGGTTCGCATACCAGTTATATCGTTGGCGTTGACGGTAAATACGATGCCTCGTGTTAAAATTCAAGCATTCAAGTTCGCGCTAACATGCGCGCTGCCCCGAGGTCATCCCGAATGTCTACTTCCACTACCGAATCCATCAATCCATCGGAGGCCAAGCGTGGCCCGAACATGGCCGATGTGGCGAAGCTCGCCGGGGTCTCGCCAATGACGGTGTCGCGTGTGATGAACGGGAAATCGACCGTGCGCGCCAGCACGCGCAAGAAGGTGACGGCCGCGGCGGCGGCCCTGAACTATGCGCCGAACCCCGAGGCGCGGATGCTGGCCGGCTCGCGGCCGATCCGCATCGGCTTTTTGTACAGCATGCCCAGCGTGCGCAGCGGCGCCTATCTCACCGAGGTCCTGCTGGGATTGCTCAACAAGGTCAGCCTGAATAACGTGCAGCTGCTGGTCGAGAAGTGCGCCGACGGCGAGCAGATCATCGAACAGACCCAGCGCCTGATCGACAACCATATGGACGGCATCATCCTGCCGCCGCCGCTGGTCGACAATGCCGAGATCGTGGCGCGCATCGTCGATGCCGGCATTCCGCTGGCCCTGATCGCCTGCGGCCAGCCCGATCCGCGCGCCAGCGCGATCGGCATCGACGACCGCCAGGCCGCCTACGAGATGACGCGCCACCTGATCGAGCTGGGCCACCAGCGGATCGGCTTCATCACCGGCCACCCCTATCAATCGGCCAGCGCCGCGCGGCTGGAAGGCTACCGGGCCGCGATCAAGGAACTGGGAGCCGACCCGGCCGCCGAGTTAGTCACGCAGGGGATGTTCAATTATCGCTCGGGCCTGGATGCGTCCGAAATCCTGCTGGCGCTGGCCGACCGGCCGACGGCGATCTTCGCCAGCAACGACGACATGGCCGCCGCCACGGTCGCCGTGGCCCATCGCCTGGGGCTGGACGTGCCGGGCGATATCACGGTGGTCGGCTTCGACGATACCGCGCTATCGACCACGATCTGGCCGGCGCTCACCACGGTGCGCCAGCCCACCATGGACATGGCCGAGGCGGCGATCGAATGCATCGTCCAGCGCGTCACTGCCGGGCGTACCGGCCTGCCATCCGGTCCCGACCACATCAAGACCGATTTCACGCTCGTGCGCCGCCAGTCCGATGCAGCGCCGCGCATCCGTCCCCCAGTGCGCATATTCGCCTGAAACATCGTCTCCGACGTCTTTGGTTGCGCTATCATTGACGTTACAGATTTGGTAGCACCGCATTCCGCGGGGGCATGCCATCACCGGAGACCAACTTGAAATTACTTCGTCGAGGCCGCCTGGCCATCGCCGTCCTGGCCGTCTGCGGCCTGGGCGCCTGCGCACTGCCGTCAACCAGTCCTGATCACGGTGCCCGCCATTGGGTGGCCAGCTGGGGCACGTCCCAGATGCCTTACGGCCAGGCCGAAGCCCTGCCGGCCGAGCTGTGGAAGGACGGCACCGTGCGCCAGGTCGTGCGCCTGTCGCTGGGCGGCAGCCAAGTCAGGGTCCGGATCAGCAATGCCTATGGCAGCGAGATGCTGGTCGTGAACGGGGCCAGCATCGCGCGCGCGGTGCGGCCGGGTTCTTCCGAGGTGGTGTCGGGAACGCTCCAGCCCCTGCGCTTCAATGGCAGCGCCACGGTGCGGATTCCGGCCGGCGCCGAATACGTCAGCGACCCGGTCGAACTGGTCGCGACCAGCGGGCTCGATGTCGCCGTGACCATGCACCTGGCGAATGCGGCGGGCCAGCAGACCGGCCACGCCGGCGCGCGCACGACGACCTTCCTGGCGCGGGGCGGGCAGGTCATGGCCGCGAGCCTGGCCGATGCAAAGACCGTCACGCGCTGGCACCAGTTGGCCGACGTCGAAGTCAGCGCGGCGCCCGGCGCCCGCGCCGTGGTCGTGATCGGCGATTCGATCACCGACGGCTACGGCGCGACGACGGACGCGAATAACCGCTGGACCGATCATCTGGTGCAGCGCATCGCCCAGGACGGCAAGCGCCAGCTGGCCGTGATCAATGCCGGCATCGGCGGCGGCCGCCTGCTGCGCGAAGGCCTGGGCCCGAGCCTCATCACCCGCTTCGAACGCGACGTGCTGGCGAGGAATGGCGTGAGCCATGCGATCGTCTTCATCGGCGTCAACGATATCGGCGTGCTGCGCCGCTCGAAGGAGGACACGCCGCAGGCGATCGACACGATGCTGGCCGACTTCAAGCAGGCGCATTTGCAGATGATCGCGCGCGCCCACGCCAGGGGGATTTGCGTGATCGGCGCGACCATCACGCCGTTCATGGGCAGCGGCTACTATGCGCCAGCCGCGCACAACGAAGCCTTGCGCCAAGCGGTCAACGACTGGGTGAGAAACGAGAAAGCCTTCGACGGTGTGCTGGATTTCGACGTGGTGCTGCGCGATCCGGCGCGGCCATCCTACCTGGCCAAGGTGCATGACAGCGGCGACGGCCTGCATCCGTCGCACGCGGGATATGCCGCGCTGGCGGCGGCGGTGCCGATCGAGAAGCTGGAAAACTGCACCTATGACCGGATGCCCGGCCGACGTTGATCGGATCGCCGGGGTCGCCTATCCAGCGGCCCCGACATAGTGAACGCGACTGCGATATCGCAGTCGCGATGCTAGACCGACCAGCAAGATCATTCCCTTCGTGCCGGGCTCCGGCACTTCATTGATAGAGATGTCCTATATCCCCTAGCCGGTTGCGCTTGAGGACAGCATGCGAGAAATGTCGAACTGGCGTGCTGTCGGGTATGTACTCGCCTGAGGCTGCGACCCGCCAGGGAAGGGAGGTGACACCTCCAACTTTGGTTTACAGTTCGGCCGCGACACATGCTCATCTATACCGCTGCCGGAGCCCCGATGTCCGCAATGGGTCGAATCCCGCCGGTCACGACTGCTCGTGAATTCAAGGCTCTGTAGGTTGATACATTGGCCAAACGAACGAGTTCGGCCAGCAGCATACCTTGTTGTAGTCGTGCGTCGACAGCGAAATTGCTTTAACGACAGGTAGCAACCCTTCGTCTAATGTCACTTCAAAGTAGTGGTGGCGATCGATGCCTGCCTGAGGTTCTGGACCTCATGCCGGCACGGATTGCCTTCGATCCAAGTGATGAATCGCCCCGGGCTTCGAAGGAGCTCCAATGGCTGAGCGCATGGAGCCATCAAGACGTCACCGAAGCATGTCGACGGCCCGCAGTCGTCGAGCGTCCAACTTACGTCTCGAGCCAGGCGCGATCCTTGCAATACGGTCGCTCGCGGTACTCGAAGTAATCGAAGTCGGCATGCAGCGCGGTGCCGGCCATGTCCTGGCAGGCCATGCCGACGAAGGCGCCCGTGAAGTTCGGCTGGCCGGGCGCGCTGGCCTCGTCCGACAGGATGCTGGCGTCGAACTGCTGCCCGATCCACTCCCACGGGCCGTCGCCAAGGCGGTAGCCGAACAGCAGTCGTTCCTCGTCCACCTCCACCCGCAACTGCACCGGCACACCTGCCGGGATGGCGATCGGCGCGGTGAAGGAGTCCGCCTGCATGTGATTCGGCAGGCTGCTCATCACGCGCAGGTGCTTGCCCACCTCGTCGTCGTGGGTGATGTACAGGTAGTGGAACTTGGCCGCGCCGTAGTAGCAGACCAGGCCCGCCTGTTGCTGGAAGTGTTCCGGTTCGAACTCGACCACGGTCGCCGCGCTGAAACAGTGGGCCTGCTGGCGCCGCGCCACCAGCGCCTGGCGGAAAGTGCTGCCCAGGGTTTCGCGGCCGAACAGGCGCAGGTGGCCGGGCCGCGTGTCCAGGCTGAAGAGCTCCTCGGGATAGGGCGTACGCAGCCACTGGAAGTCGAGCGGCAAGTCAGGCGCGTCGAATTCGGCCCGTTCCGGCGCCGGGTCGAATCGGTGTTCGGGCAAGCCCGGCGCCGGCACGTCGAGCTGCGGCATGCCGTCGCCATCCAGCGTGCGCAGCCAGCCATCGTCGCCCCACACGACTTGCTGGATCGCGGTCTCGCGCCCCAGCGTGCAGGTGCCGCGGTTGCGCAGCGGCCGGCCGCACAGGTAGACCATATACGTGCGGCCATCCGGCAGGTCGACCAGGTCGGCGTGGCCGGCGCGCTGCAGCGCGGCGTCGGGCCGCGCGCGCGTCGTGAGGACGTCCGCGTCCGGATGCAGCTCATACGGCCCGAGAAGGTCGCGCGAGCGCGCCATCGTCACCCCATGGTTCCATCCGGTGCCGCCTTCGGCCGTGAGCAGGTAGTAGTAGCCGTTGCGCCGGTACAGGTGCGGCGCTTCGGTCAGGCCATGTTCGGTGCCGGCGAAGATATTGGTGCGCGGGCCGACCAGGCGGCGCGCCTCGACCGAATATTCCTGCAGCACGATGCCGGCGAAGCGCTTGCCGCCCGGGCGATGGTCCCACAACTGGTTCAGGAAGTATTTGCGGCCGTCGTCGTCATGGAACAGCGATGGATCGAAGCCGCTGCTGTTCATGTGGACCGGATCGGACCACGGCCCGTCGATGCTCGGGCTGGTGACCAGGTAGTTATGAAAATCGCGCAGCGAGGCGCTGCCGCCGGCGGCGCCGGTCGAGGTGCGGCCGTAGCGCTTGACGTCGGTGTAGATCAGCCAGAACAGGCCGTCCGCGTAGGTCAGGCAGGGCGCCCACACGCCGCAGGAATCGGGCGCGCCGCGCATGTCGAGCTGGCTGGCGCGCGTGAGCGGCCGGCCGGCCAGGCGCCAGTTGACCAGGTCGCGCGAATGGTGGATCTGCACCCCGGGAAACCATTCGAAGGTCGAGGTGGCGATGTAGTAGTCGTCGCCGACCCGCACGATGGACGGGTCGGGATTGAATCCGCGCAGGATCGGGTTGTGGATCATGTCTTTTCGTAGAGGGGTTGTGGCTCGCGCACCAGGGTCCACAGCAGCACGGCCGCGATCAGGTCCAGCACCGCGAGGCTGACGAAGAAGGGCGTGTAGCCGACGCTGGCCAGCAGGGTGCCGATGAGCAGCGAGAAGATGAGCAGGCCCAGGTTGCCGAAAGTGCCGCACATGCCGGCGACTGTCGCGACCTCATTGCGCCGGAACAGGTCGGACGACATCGTGATGACGGTGACCGACAGGGTCTGGTGCGCGAAGCCGGCCAGGCTGAGGAGGGCGATTGCGGCGTAGGCATTGTCGACATAGCCGACGAAGGCCACGCCCATCATCATGATGGCGCCGAGCGTGAACGCGCCGCGCCGGGCATTGATCAGGCGCACGCCGCGCTTTTGTAGGGCCAGCACCACCACCGGTCCGAACATGCAGCCCAGGTCGGCCGCCAGGAAGGGCAGCCAGGCGAACATGGCGATGTCCTTCAGCTCGAAGCCGCGCACCGTGGTCAGATACAGCGGCACCCAGAACGCCAGCGTGCCCCAGGCCGGATCGGCCAGGAAGCGCGGCAGGGCGATGCCCCAGAAATTGCGTTTCTTGAGGATGCTGAGCACGGACGGCTTGCTGCCGTCGCTGGCCAGGTGGTCTTCCTGGCCGGCGGCGATGTGCGCTGCCTCCTCTTTCGAGAGGCGGCGGTGGCGCTTCGGCGCGTCGTACAGCAGCAGCCAGGCGCACACCCACACCAGCCCGAGGGCGCCGGTGATGACGAAGGCCGATTGCCAGTTGTAGTGCAGGATGGCCCACACCACCAGCGGCGGCGCTAGCATCGAGCCGAACGAGGCCCCGATATTGAAGACGCCGCCGGCCAGGCCGCGCTCCTTGGCCGGGAACCATTCGGACACCGCCTTCATGCCGGCCGGGTTGGCCGAGCCTTCGGCGAAGCCGAGCAGGCCGCGCAGGATAGCCAGGGTCTGCCAGTTGGTGGCCATGCCATGCGCCATGCAGATCAGCGACCAGGCGGTGGCGAAGATCGCGAAGCCGTATTTAAGGCCGATCACGTCGAGCACATAGCCGCACAGCGGCTGCAGCATGATCGCCCCCTGGAAGGCGGCCGTGATGTACGAATACTCCTTGGCCGTGATGTCCAGTTCCGCCAGCAGGGTGGGGGCGGCCACCGCCAGCGAGCTGCGGGTCAGGTAGTTGACCACCGCGCCCAGCATGATCAGGCTGATCATCCACCAGCGCAGGCCGCGGATGGTGCCGCCGCGGGTCCGGCCAAGGATTGCCGCGATCATGGATTGACCATGCTGGGGCGCTTCGGATCGTAGGTCCAGTCGGGCACCAGGTAGCGCATCGCCAGCGCATCGTCGCGCGCGCCGCCGGCCACCTTCTTGTACAGTTCATGGGCCGCGTTGATCTGGTCCATGTCGGGCTCGATGCCCAGGCCCGGACGGTCCGGCACAGCCACCTGGCCGCCGACGATCTGCAAGGGTTCCGTCGTCAGGCGTTCGCGGCCTTCCTGCCAGATCCAGTGGGTGTCGATCGCCGTGATTGCGCCCGGCGCCGCCGCCGCGCAATGGGTGAACATCGCCAGCGAGACGTCGAAGTGGTTGTTCGAATGCGAGCCCCAGGTCAGGCCCCAGTCGTGGCACAACTGGGCCAGGCGCACCGAACCCTGCATGGTCCAGAAGTGTGGATCGGCCAGCGGGATGTCCACCGCGCCCAGCAGGTGCGAATGGGCCATCTGGCGCCAGTCGGTGGCGACCATATTGGTGGCAGTGCGAATGCCGGTGGCGCGCTTGAACTCGGCCATGATCTCGCGGCCCGAATAACCGCCCTCGGGGCCGCACGGATCTTCGGCATAGGCCAGCAGGTGGCCCTGGCCACGGCAGGCGTCGATCGCCTCGCGCAGCGACCAGGCGCCGTTCGGATCGAGCGTCACGCCGGCATCGGGGAAGCGGCGCTTGATGGCGGCCACCGCCGCCATCTCGTCCTCGGCCCGCATCACGCCGCCCTTGAGCTTGAAGTCCTTGAAGCCATACTTGTCGACCGCCGCCGCGGCCATGTCGCCGATCGATTCGGCGCTGAGCGCTTCTTCGTTGCGAACCCGGTACCAGCCGTCGCGGCCCGCATCGTCGTCGTAGCCCAGGTCGGTGCGGCCGCGGTCGCCGATATAGAACAGGTAGGCCAGCATTGGCACGTGGCTGCGTTGCTGGCCGTCGCCCAGCAGCTCGCACAGCGGCAGGCCCAGGAACTGGCCGAACAGGTCGAGCAGGGCCGCCTCGACCGCCGTCACCACGTTTTCCAGGCGCAGGTTGATTTCGTGCGGCTGCTTCATTACCGCCGCTTCGGCGCTGGACGTGACTTGGTGGCTCACGCCCGAAATGGCGGCGCGCAGCCGGTTCAGGGTGCGGCGGTGATGGGCGATCTGGCTGCCTTCCACCAGCGGCACCAGCTTTTGCAGGGCCAGCAGGATGCCGTTCGAGCCGGGCACCTCGCCCATGCCAGTGCGGCCGGCACTGTCGCGCAGCAGCACCAGGATGCGGGTGAAGTAGGGCGCATGCGCGCCGCACAGGTTGAGCAGCATGCTGTCGCGGCCGGCGACCGGAATCACCTGCATTTCGACGATGGTCGGGGTGGCGGCGCTTTGAATCGGGTTCATCTACACAATCTCCAGAATGAATCGGGCAAAGAGGGCGGTCCGGTCAGATGCCCGGGGCATACGGGAAGCGGATCGACTTGTAGTGCTCCAGCGAGTGCGCGGGCTTGCGCGCGCCGGCCGGCAGCGGCAGGCCGGAGACATCCTGGAAATAGGCCAGGCTGGCGTCGCGCCACCAGATCGCCTCGGCGTGCTGCTGGGCCAGGCGCTGCGCGGTGTCGGCAAAGCGTTGGGCGTCGACCAGCGGTTGCAGGCGCTGCCATTCGGCCTGCATCGCGGCGGCTTCGGCCACGCCGTGGTCGTAGCGCGCCACCAGTTCTTCCCACAGCGTGCGGCCGGACGCCATGCGGTAATCCCACGGCAGGCGGTGGAACCACAGCAGCAGTTGGGGCGGCGTCGTTTTCGGATCGGCGAAGCGGCGCGCCACCTCGGGCGCATACTGGGCCACGGCATTGCTGCCGCTGGCGGTGCGGTCGAAGCCGATGCCGTCGCGGGCGGCGCGGTGGTAGTAGATCGGATTCCAGTCGGCGCGTTCAAGGTTGTCGACCCAGGGCGCCGGACCATGGTGGTGGCTGCTGCCCATCACGTGGTTCAGGCCGAGCGGCGTCATGTAGTCGACCACGGCTTCGCGCGAACGCATCATGAGGTTGACGACCGGGTCCAGCAGGCGCGCGTCCGGGCTGAAGGTCTGGGCGGTCCACTCGCGCGCGATGGCGCGGCTGTCCAGGCCCTGGTCCCAGGCCATGCGGCCATACATATACCAGTTGGCCTGGTCGAAGATGGAACCGCTCCAGCTGCGGCTGCTGCCGATATTGGCCACGCCCGCGATGCCGCCCACGCGGCCCTGCTTGCCCTG
This portion of the Telluria beijingensis genome encodes:
- a CDS encoding glycoside hydrolase family 43 protein produces the protein MIHNPILRGFNPDPSIVRVGDDYYIATSTFEWFPGVQIHHSRDLVNWRLAGRPLTRASQLDMRGAPDSCGVWAPCLTYADGLFWLIYTDVKRYGRTSTGAAGGSASLRDFHNYLVTSPSIDGPWSDPVHMNSSGFDPSLFHDDDGRKYFLNQLWDHRPGGKRFAGIVLQEYSVEARRLVGPRTNIFAGTEHGLTEAPHLYRRNGYYYLLTAEGGTGWNHGVTMARSRDLLGPYELHPDADVLTTRARPDAALQRAGHADLVDLPDGRTYMVYLCGRPLRNRGTCTLGRETAIQQVVWGDDGWLRTLDGDGMPQLDVPAPGLPEHRFDPAPERAEFDAPDLPLDFQWLRTPYPEELFSLDTRPGHLRLFGRETLGSTFRQALVARRQQAHCFSAATVVEFEPEHFQQQAGLVCYYGAAKFHYLYITHDDEVGKHLRVMSSLPNHMQADSFTAPIAIPAGVPVQLRVEVDEERLLFGYRLGDGPWEWIGQQFDASILSDEASAPGQPNFTGAFVGMACQDMAGTALHADFDYFEYRERPYCKDRAWLET
- a CDS encoding LacI family DNA-binding transcriptional regulator; amino-acid sequence: MSTSTTESINPSEAKRGPNMADVAKLAGVSPMTVSRVMNGKSTVRASTRKKVTAAAAALNYAPNPEARMLAGSRPIRIGFLYSMPSVRSGAYLTEVLLGLLNKVSLNNVQLLVEKCADGEQIIEQTQRLIDNHMDGIILPPPLVDNAEIVARIVDAGIPLALIACGQPDPRASAIGIDDRQAAYEMTRHLIELGHQRIGFITGHPYQSASAARLEGYRAAIKELGADPAAELVTQGMFNYRSGLDASEILLALADRPTAIFASNDDMAAATVAVAHRLGLDVPGDITVVGFDDTALSTTIWPALTTVRQPTMDMAEAAIECIVQRVTAGRTGLPSGPDHIKTDFTLVRRQSDAAPRIRPPVRIFA
- a CDS encoding glycoside hydrolase family 43 protein — protein: MPEIIDKDQVQSLKERAISAPLLEHIYLADPSAHVFDGRIYIYPSHDIEGGVPFNDDGAHFAMEDYHVVSMDHPEAKAVDHGVALHVNDVPWAERQMWAPDCVRKDGKYYLYFPAKTAGGIFHIGVAISDSPTGPFTAQPQPIAGTYSIDPAVFGDDDGEFYLYFGGIWGGQLQKYRDNAYDAGNEEPAVHEVALAPRVGRLRGDMLELAEPTRPVRILDENGNDLLAGDHDRRYFEGPWMHKHNGKYYFSYSTGDTHFLCYATGDSPYGPFTYQGRIMNPVIGWTTHHSICEFDGRSWLFYHDSSLSGGVTHLRSVKVTELHYDDDGKIVTIEPYRQP
- a CDS encoding endo-1,4-beta-xylanase codes for the protein MTSRRDTLKLIGVAAGAALAPSAFAAQGGGPALKDLAKAKGMRFGNAMGMLEDQDTRKSFRDPAYRALMARECNIIVAENETKWQALQPKPGPYQWGPADEMFAWARKEGMAIRGHTLIWQAPKWLPDWVNALDLQSKPVSHAEAILREHIKAVCTHMGQDVVSHDVVNEAVSPKDGTLIENVFTKRMGAVEQIEFAFRQAHEHAPKAQLVYNDFMGPGLGDDAKHRAGVLKLLADLKKRGAPIHALGLQSHVSAGDMMSGPANTAVLREWRKFLDEVTGMGLDLLITEFDVNDKAYPADIAKRDAATAALARDYLDVTLSYPTCRDFLLWGMADHVNWLQTWAEAKRPDGLAQRPTPYDSQLRAKPMREAIAASLRAMPMRKA
- a CDS encoding MFS transporter produces the protein MTTTTIQAQPALGTTEKIGYALGDLAANLIFQTLLTFLAFFYTDVYQISPSAAASIIFVGGLVGACFNPLMGVIADRTSTRWGKFRPWILWTSVPFGLVAILAFSTPDLGERGKYIYALLTYILLMLVYSANNLPYSALSGVLTGSMADRNSLSSYRFVAVLIAQLVIQVLLLPLVLILGDGDKVAGFQTVMIFFAIAGTICFLVTFFTTRERIVPSANQRSSVKQDVADLLRNRPWVVMLVLTILVFITLSLKGGMYIFYFRNFLDEAALAAFLSNVGFLTFIDGLNSVLTNMGLTKFHWPEDAATSGFSLFNAVGIILMIVGIGFSKPLADRFGKRDVFGAALLLAALFRLSYYWIGPSSIGMVFGAQILYGFFYGITIPLLWAMIADVADYSEWKNNRRATALLFSAMIFGLKAGLSIGGALVAALLSAYGYDAAQAVQSGQVADGVRLSVSVYAAIPFLLAVCCLAAYDIRKSTELQIERELGERRALAAQQ
- a CDS encoding SGNH/GDSL hydrolase family protein, with protein sequence MKLLRRGRLAIAVLAVCGLGACALPSTSPDHGARHWVASWGTSQMPYGQAEALPAELWKDGTVRQVVRLSLGGSQVRVRISNAYGSEMLVVNGASIARAVRPGSSEVVSGTLQPLRFNGSATVRIPAGAEYVSDPVELVATSGLDVAVTMHLANAAGQQTGHAGARTTTFLARGGQVMAASLADAKTVTRWHQLADVEVSAAPGARAVVVIGDSITDGYGATTDANNRWTDHLVQRIAQDGKRQLAVINAGIGGGRLLREGLGPSLITRFERDVLARNGVSHAIVFIGVNDIGVLRRSKEDTPQAIDTMLADFKQAHLQMIARAHARGICVIGATITPFMGSGYYAPAAHNEALRQAVNDWVRNEKAFDGVLDFDVVLRDPARPSYLAKVHDSGDGLHPSHAGYAALAAAVPIEKLENCTYDRMPGRR